Proteins from a genomic interval of Zonotrichia albicollis isolate bZonAlb1 chromosome 18, bZonAlb1.hap1, whole genome shotgun sequence:
- the TBX1 gene encoding T-box transcription factor TBX1, translating into MDENSPLSPKANAFSIASLISVAAAEQAGKGELEERRGGRSAPARPGCRPQKMHFSTVTRDMEAFTANSLSSLNASGGYHLSPSPGDPYGQHEPPHYEPCTAQQHPHPPPQPQHGYPFGGAAAAGTNPPAPGPEQPEGAGGAAAGPAAVSGCSAGAAAAAKAPVKKNPKVANVSVQLEMKALWDEFNQLGTEMIVTKAGRRMFPTFQVKIFGMDPMADYMLLMDFVPVDDKRYRYAFHSSSWLVAGKADPATPGRVHYHPDSPAKGAQWMKQIVSFDKLKLTNNLLDDNGHIILNSMHRYQPRFHVVYVDPRKDSEKYAEENFKTFVFEETRFTAVTAYQNHRITQLKIASNPFAKGFRDCDPEDWPRNHRPGPLPLMSAFARSRNPVSSPAHQNGTEKDAAESRREFEREAGGTVLHQAEAAHQQLMSRVLSPALPGGGGGLVPLAGAGGGRPSPPHHELRLEPAASEPLHHHPYKYPPAAAAAYDHYLGAKSRPAPYPLPSIRGHSYHHHHHHHMNAAAAAAAAANMYSPAGAPAGYDYGPR; encoded by the exons ATGGACGAAAACAGCCCTCTGTCTCCCAAGGCAAATGCTTTCAGTATCGCCTCTCTGATTTCAGTCGCCGCCGCCGAGCaagcagggaaaggagagctGGAGGAGCGCCGCGGCGGCCGCAgcgcgcccgcccgccccggctGCCGCCCTCAGAAGATGCACTTCAGCACCGTCACCAGGGACATGGAAG CTTTCACGGCCAACAGCCTGAGCAGCCTGAACGCCTCCGGGGGGTAccacctctccccctccccGGGGGACCCGTACGGACAGCATGAGCCGCCGCACTACGAGCCCTGCACGGCTCAGCAGCACCCGCACCCgccgccccagccccagcacggcTACCCTttcggcggggcggcggcggccgggacCAACCCGCCGGCCCCAGGCCCCGAGCAGCCCGAGGGCGCCGGTGGAGCCGCTGCCGGGCCGGCCGCAGTCTCGGGCTGCTCTGCGGGGGCGGCCGCCGCGGCCAAGGCGCCCGTGAAGAAGAATCCGAAAGTGGCCAACGTGAGCGTTCAACTAGAGATGAAGGCGTTGTGGGACGAGTTCAACCAGCTGGGCACCGAGATGATCGTCACCAAGGCAGGCAG GCGCATGTTCCCCACCTTCCAGGTGAAGATATTTGGGATGGACCCTATGGCTGACTACATGCTCCTCATGGATTTCGTCCCGGTGGATGACAAGCGCTACCG GTACGCCttccacagctcctcctggctggtGGCTGGCAAAGCCGACCCCGCCACCCCCGGGAGAGTCCATTACCACCCGGACTCCCCGGCCAAAGGGGCGCAGTGGATGAAGCAGATCGTTTCCTTCGATAAGCTCAAGCTGACCAACAATTTGCTGGATGACAACGGGCAT ATCATTTTGAACTCCATGCACAGATACCAGCCGCGTTTTCACGTGGTCTACGTGGACCCCCGGAAAGACAGCGAGAAGTACGCGGAGGAGAACTTCAAAACTTTCGTCTTCGAGGAGACGCGCTTCACGGCAGTGACCGCCTACCAGAACCACCGG atcACGCAGTTGAAGATTGCAAGCAACCCTTTTGCCAAGGGATTCAGAGACTGTGACCCTGAGGACTG GCCCAGGAACCACAGGCCAGGGCCTCTTCCTCTCATGAGCGCTTTTGCCAGATCCCGGAATCCAGTCTCTTCCCCAGCCCACCAGAACGGGACAGAGAAAG ATGCAGCCGAGAGCCGGCGGGAGTTCGAGCGGGAGGCCGGCGGGACGGTGCTGCACCAGGCCGAGGCCGCGCACCAGCAGCTCATGTCCCGTGTGCTCAGCCCTGCGCTgccgggcggaggcggcgggcTGGTGCCGCTGGCCGGTGCGGGCGGCGGCCGGCCCAGCCCGCCGCACCACGAACTGCGCCTGGAGCCCGCCGCGTCCGAGCCGCTGCACCACCATCCCTACAAGTATCCgccggcggcggccgccgcctACGACCACTACCTGGGGGCGAAGAGCCGGCCCGCGCCCTaccccctccccagcatccGCGGGCACAGCTACCACCACCATCATCACCACCACATGAACGCGGCGGCtgcggcagcggcggccgccAACATGTACTCGCCGGCCGGGGCACCCGCCGGCTACGACTACGGGCCCCGGTAA